One Gloeobacter morelensis MG652769 DNA window includes the following coding sequences:
- a CDS encoding glycosyltransferase family 2 protein, whose translation MKSNQDCLERSALGEVEPLVSVIICNFNYSRYVGQAIESVLKQTYRSFEIIVVDDASTDNSRAVISSFRDKVKPIFLETNSGQGEAFNVGFHHSRGEIICFLDSDDYYHEHKLKKVVRAFHEHPDWLQISHTWTIVDSENAVIGQGPKSFVQGDVCRMLLSWGRYPCAITSGLCYRRVVLQKVLPVPNRQIVLAGRPFNGGADTYLVATVPFYGQVGYVSGEPLMYYRIHGKNRRSRSGNFDHALASYRAVAEFVNRAAEKHGFAGRYNLESDGQYLAMLALNEGVRTCSAWRMVALTLQEALETQVRPRDIIGRLLRRVTCVVSPEQGRNVWRLGLRRFLRAKLFTPLADTVGDSPTSRS comes from the coding sequence ATGAAAAGCAACCAGGATTGCCTCGAGCGCTCTGCGCTTGGGGAGGTAGAACCCCTCGTCAGTGTGATCATATGTAACTTCAACTACAGCCGCTATGTCGGCCAAGCCATTGAGAGCGTCCTGAAGCAAACCTATCGTTCGTTTGAGATTATTGTTGTCGACGATGCTTCGACCGACAACTCCCGTGCAGTTATCAGTTCATTTAGGGACAAAGTCAAGCCCATTTTTCTTGAGACCAATTCTGGTCAAGGGGAAGCCTTCAACGTCGGCTTCCACCACAGCCGCGGAGAGATCATCTGTTTTCTTGACTCCGATGATTACTATCACGAGCATAAGCTCAAAAAAGTGGTTCGCGCATTTCACGAACACCCCGACTGGCTGCAGATCTCACACACCTGGACGATTGTTGACAGTGAAAATGCCGTGATCGGCCAGGGTCCAAAAAGCTTTGTACAAGGCGACGTCTGCCGCATGCTGCTTTCTTGGGGGCGTTATCCCTGTGCCATCACCTCCGGGCTCTGCTACCGGCGCGTGGTGCTGCAGAAGGTTTTACCTGTGCCCAACCGGCAGATCGTCCTGGCGGGCCGCCCCTTCAACGGCGGTGCCGACACTTATCTGGTTGCCACAGTGCCCTTTTATGGGCAGGTTGGTTATGTCAGCGGCGAGCCGCTGATGTATTACCGAATCCACGGCAAGAACCGGCGCAGCCGCAGCGGCAATTTCGACCACGCCCTGGCGTCGTACAGAGCTGTGGCCGAGTTTGTCAACAGGGCCGCCGAAAAACATGGCTTTGCCGGGCGGTACAACCTGGAAAGCGACGGTCAGTATCTGGCCATGCTTGCCCTCAATGAAGGGGTTCGCACTTGTTCTGCCTGGCGGATGGTCGCTTTGACTCTCCAAGAAGCGTTGGAGACCCAGGTTCGACCCAGGGATATCATTGGCCGGCTGTTGCGCCGTGTGACGTGTGTGGTCTCACCGGAGCAAGGCCGCAACGTCTGGCGCTTGGGGCTGCGCCGGTTTTTGCGGGCCAAACTGTTTACCCCGCTGGCAGATACTGTCGGCGATTCTCCGACCTCTCGCTCTTGA
- a CDS encoding exopolysaccharide biosynthesis polyprenyl glycosylphosphotransferase, with protein MDTLTRKTEVRSLQHQLLGKRLLDFLGAAAGLLLLSPVFAFIAIAIRLDSPGPVFFRQKRMGVGGQTFLVWKFRTMVADAEAQLKRLEQFNESEGGVLFKMKNDPRVTGLGQFLRRTSLDELPQLFNVLWGEMSLVGPRPLQERDCQRARAVVDSTRLALRQSVMPGMTGLWQVSGRSELSFEQMLDLDLVYVENWSLAYDLTLLWRTIVVVVARRGAY; from the coding sequence ATGGACACTCTTACACGCAAGACCGAAGTGCGCAGCCTGCAGCACCAGCTGCTGGGCAAGCGCCTGCTGGATTTTCTCGGTGCGGCGGCCGGCCTGCTGCTGTTGTCCCCTGTATTTGCCTTCATCGCCATTGCCATTCGCTTAGATTCACCAGGGCCGGTTTTCTTTAGACAAAAGCGCATGGGGGTTGGGGGCCAAACCTTTTTGGTCTGGAAGTTCCGCACCATGGTCGCCGATGCCGAGGCACAGCTCAAGCGCCTCGAGCAGTTCAATGAGTCGGAGGGCGGCGTGCTCTTCAAGATGAAAAATGATCCGCGCGTCACCGGCCTTGGGCAATTTCTGCGCCGCACGAGCCTCGATGAGCTGCCTCAACTTTTCAATGTCCTGTGGGGCGAAATGAGCCTGGTAGGGCCGCGGCCCCTGCAGGAGCGCGACTGCCAACGCGCCCGCGCCGTGGTGGACAGTACTCGGCTGGCGTTGCGCCAGTCGGTCATGCCGGGGATGACCGGTCTGTGGCAGGTGAGTGGCCGCAGCGAGTTGAGCTTTGAGCAGATGCTCGATCTCGATCTGGTGTATGTCGAGAATTGGTCGCTCGCCTATGACCTGACGCTGCTGTGGCGGACGATCGTGGTGGTGGTGGCCAGAAGAGGTGCTTACTGA
- a CDS encoding oligosaccharide flippase family protein, producing MQRLPLRGRLAKGGMWLLSGFVLDRGSQFLMQLLLARLLAPSDFGLWAMVLVLTNFSRHFRDGAIASVLVQRGLEDKHLVNAVYSLGVNISVVLFLVQSLAGYPLSLFFNEPILWPLTALHAAVFLINAGTGSHDAVLLQQQRFKQIAMSDTAAGLARLLGASVCGLLGAGPWAFAAAEVSYACADALTRRRLSGYRFTYSFWPDPQAIREVRRFIAGILGISMAAQMNTSGDNMVIGRLLGAQALGYYNVAYQLAMVPVFAAAKTNRVHFSELSKLDPEARQTYVVGALEKYGLIVAPINALSFVIAPWLIPFLYGSEWNAAVAIFQTVLGFAYVRGIMQILGTSLTAAGKPDINARINWALVPVTIPAYLVGAWLGGIQGVAIAVAIVMGIGAAGWFWLAVCRTSGWPLRALARPILLPPAAAAAAVGATLLVTLPIAAEAAMVLVVYLAFAASLLAQLPGRRSKKLSVPRGTLVEPISSASKQ from the coding sequence GTGCAGCGGCTGCCCTTGCGCGGGCGGCTGGCCAAGGGCGGAATGTGGTTGTTGAGCGGCTTTGTGCTCGATCGGGGCTCGCAGTTTCTCATGCAGCTTCTGCTGGCTCGGCTGCTCGCCCCGAGCGATTTTGGCCTCTGGGCGATGGTATTGGTGCTGACGAACTTCTCGCGACATTTTCGCGACGGAGCGATTGCCTCTGTGCTGGTGCAGCGGGGTCTGGAGGACAAGCATCTGGTCAATGCGGTCTACAGCCTGGGAGTGAACATCTCGGTCGTCCTCTTTCTAGTCCAGTCGCTGGCCGGCTATCCGCTGTCGCTGTTTTTCAACGAACCGATCCTCTGGCCCTTGACCGCCTTGCACGCGGCCGTGTTTTTGATCAACGCCGGTACAGGCTCCCACGATGCAGTACTTCTGCAGCAGCAGCGCTTCAAGCAGATAGCCATGAGCGACACCGCCGCCGGTTTGGCCCGCCTTTTAGGGGCAAGCGTCTGCGGTTTGCTGGGAGCAGGCCCATGGGCTTTCGCTGCGGCCGAGGTGAGCTACGCCTGCGCCGATGCGCTGACCCGTCGCCGGTTGAGCGGCTATCGCTTCACCTACTCCTTCTGGCCCGACCCCCAGGCCATTCGTGAGGTTCGCCGATTCATCGCCGGGATCTTGGGCATCAGCATGGCTGCCCAAATGAACACCAGCGGCGACAACATGGTCATCGGTCGGCTGCTGGGAGCCCAGGCGTTGGGATACTACAACGTTGCTTACCAGCTGGCGATGGTCCCCGTCTTCGCCGCTGCCAAGACCAACCGTGTACATTTTTCCGAGCTCTCGAAACTCGACCCGGAGGCTCGGCAAACCTACGTCGTCGGCGCCCTAGAAAAGTATGGTCTAATCGTAGCCCCGATCAATGCCCTCTCCTTCGTGATCGCTCCCTGGCTCATTCCGTTTCTGTACGGTTCTGAGTGGAATGCAGCCGTGGCCATATTCCAGACGGTACTGGGGTTCGCCTACGTGCGTGGCATAATGCAAATTCTTGGCACTTCTCTCACCGCCGCTGGCAAGCCCGACATCAACGCCCGAATCAACTGGGCGTTGGTACCCGTCACCATCCCGGCTTACCTGGTCGGCGCCTGGTTGGGCGGCATTCAAGGCGTCGCCATTGCCGTCGCCATCGTCATGGGCATCGGCGCGGCAGGTTGGTTCTGGCTGGCTGTGTGCCGCACCTCCGGGTGGCCGTTGCGGGCCCTGGCTCGGCCAATTCTACTGCCGCCCGCGGCGGCGGCGGCGGCCGTGGGAGCTACCTTGCTTGTCACACTGCCCATCGCTGCGGAAGCCGCCATGGTGCTGGTTGTGTATCTTGCCTTCGCCGCCAGCCTGCTTGCCCAGTTGCCCGGCCGACGCTCCAAAAAGCTTTCGGTGCCCAGGGGCACACTCGTTGAGCCTATTTCTTCAGCCTCGAAGCAATAA
- a CDS encoding IPT/TIG domain-containing protein gives MNPLYIRLLVIFALLVPLGLQCRFVEQGAAFAAAGAITGFSPASGSQGTEVVIEGSGFNNVSSVKIGGGSLSYKRNSDTKITATVTSNAQTGSITVQTAEGLLTSASAFTVIEPAPTITSFSPTSGPPGTKIIIQGSDFNNVQSVKVGSVYLAYSRDSETQITATTATGKLDGKITVTTPNGSATSSGTFTSDPPSVTGFSPTSGTAQPKTQVAINGVNLLGVTSVTFGDNDGFAQFTLPSPSQIQADVPCTARSGKIGVSTAEGVVYSSGSFTVPDTGVPEEVPTRIACLWTPAAPDGWTSAQWWGQAIYDNDQSGEASLEIDYVQLWCKVDGVDTKLIDDQGSAAGGLYVRYPWYEGAPEHDPLPTEYNASSDSLKLNISNHPHKIWQIWGTGARPSFSSSAVVNDCRIKARFKVSGPALVQWGADWWIDATAQRGEVLENNRGMMRTNWYFSSSNWYEVSYP, from the coding sequence ATGAATCCTCTTTATATTCGTTTGCTTGTGATTTTCGCATTGCTCGTACCCCTTGGTTTGCAGTGCCGATTTGTTGAACAGGGTGCAGCCTTTGCTGCCGCCGGCGCCATTACCGGCTTTTCGCCTGCGAGCGGTTCGCAGGGGACTGAGGTGGTCATTGAGGGCAGTGGGTTCAACAATGTCAGTTCGGTGAAAATAGGGGGCGGTTCATTAAGTTACAAAAGAAACTCAGACACCAAGATCACAGCCACAGTCACCAGCAACGCCCAAACCGGAAGCATCACTGTACAAACTGCGGAAGGTTTGCTGACCAGTGCTTCTGCGTTTACGGTGATTGAGCCGGCACCGACAATCACCAGTTTCTCGCCAACCAGTGGCCCCCCAGGAACAAAAATCATCATCCAAGGTTCAGATTTTAACAATGTGCAGTCCGTCAAAGTCGGCAGCGTCTATCTAGCGTATTCTCGCGATAGCGAAACCCAAATCACAGCCACCACAGCGACCGGTAAATTGGACGGCAAAATTACTGTCACCACCCCAAACGGCTCAGCTACCAGTTCCGGCACCTTTACTAGCGATCCGCCAAGTGTCACCGGTTTTTCGCCCACCAGCGGCACTGCCCAACCCAAAACACAGGTTGCCATCAACGGCGTCAACTTGCTCGGGGTGACCAGCGTCACCTTTGGTGACAACGATGGATTCGCGCAATTTACCCTCCCTTCACCTAGCCAAATCCAGGCCGATGTGCCCTGCACGGCCAGAAGCGGCAAAATCGGCGTCAGCACCGCCGAAGGAGTGGTCTACAGCAGTGGCAGCTTCACGGTGCCCGATACAGGGGTTCCTGAGGAAGTGCCGACGCGCATCGCCTGCCTTTGGACCCCCGCCGCACCGGACGGATGGACTTCAGCCCAGTGGTGGGGACAAGCCATCTATGACAACGACCAGTCCGGGGAGGCCAGCCTCGAGATTGACTACGTGCAGCTGTGGTGCAAGGTCGATGGTGTAGATACCAAACTAATCGACGATCAAGGGTCGGCCGCCGGCGGACTCTACGTTCGCTATCCATGGTACGAAGGGGCTCCAGAGCACGATCCATTGCCAACCGAATACAACGCTTCGAGCGATTCTCTGAAGTTGAACATTTCTAACCACCCCCACAAAATCTGGCAAATCTGGGGCACGGGCGCCAGACCGTCCTTTTCCTCCTCAGCTGTGGTCAACGATTGCCGCATCAAGGCCCGCTTCAAAGTCAGCGGTCCAGCCCTCGTCCAGTGGGGGGCCGATTGGTGGATCGACGCGACGGCTCAGCGCGGAGAAGTGCTGGAGAACAACCGCGGAATGATGCGCACTAACTGGTACTTCTCTTCTTCGAACTGGTACGAAGTTTCTTACCCGTAA
- a CDS encoding glycosyltransferase codes for MLSQQERALSPRGRPYRVALIHSNANANSNGGSEIFAIEMARRLTEHFEVELLCESDCGPWSTPIGGIARTRSRAVFRHPLLAPLWQRFTKVPELWWEYLTSYSPCLMHLLKKPVDLIFPNNYLGGLAVAATTRAITGTPMLYTEHAGLLNNGRILARSLGFRPDHLVVFSEQMVQIARRRHPNQTVSIIPNGVDLGRFSPAGGRVEHGLPGPVVLCVASLRRTSHKRVHLAIEAVAKLPDVSLLICGTGRDQDYYESLAERLLGAGRYRICTFTYDQMPAVYRSCDLFTLPSIDEPWGLAYLEAMACGRGVVATDDAMRQLIVGEGGLLCDVTDPDAYAQCLRQALCQDWQERAVRSANRFGWERVSLAYRDAIVDTIQTKNPARAAG; via the coding sequence ATGCTTTCCCAACAAGAGCGTGCGCTGAGCCCCCGCGGTCGTCCTTACCGGGTAGCGCTCATCCACTCGAATGCGAATGCCAACTCCAACGGCGGCTCCGAGATCTTTGCCATCGAAATGGCCCGGCGGTTGACCGAGCATTTTGAGGTGGAGTTGTTGTGCGAATCCGACTGCGGTCCCTGGAGCACACCCATAGGCGGGATTGCCCGCACCCGTTCGCGTGCGGTTTTTCGGCATCCCCTGCTGGCGCCGCTTTGGCAACGCTTTACAAAAGTTCCCGAGTTGTGGTGGGAGTACCTGACCAGCTACTCCCCCTGCCTGATGCATTTGCTTAAAAAGCCCGTCGATTTAATCTTTCCCAACAATTACCTCGGCGGTCTGGCAGTGGCTGCGACGACAAGGGCCATAACGGGTACGCCGATGCTTTACACCGAACACGCAGGACTGCTCAACAACGGCCGTATTCTGGCGCGCAGCCTGGGTTTTCGGCCGGATCACCTGGTAGTCTTCTCCGAACAGATGGTGCAAATCGCTCGCCGCCGCCACCCCAACCAGACAGTCAGCATCATTCCTAACGGTGTTGACCTTGGGCGCTTCTCGCCTGCGGGCGGGCGAGTTGAGCATGGTCTTCCCGGCCCGGTGGTGCTGTGCGTTGCCTCGCTGCGCCGCACCAGCCACAAGCGAGTCCATCTGGCTATCGAGGCAGTGGCAAAGTTGCCCGATGTCTCCTTGCTTATCTGCGGTACCGGCAGGGATCAAGACTATTACGAGTCACTGGCTGAAAGGCTGCTGGGTGCCGGGCGGTACCGCATCTGCACTTTTACCTACGACCAAATGCCCGCGGTGTACCGCTCGTGCGATCTATTTACCCTTCCTTCGATCGATGAACCCTGGGGGTTGGCGTACCTGGAGGCGATGGCCTGCGGCCGCGGCGTCGTCGCCACCGACGACGCCATGCGGCAACTTATCGTCGGCGAGGGCGGCCTGCTGTGCGACGTCACCGACCCGGATGCCTACGCCCAATGTCTAAGACAGGCCCTCTGCCAGGACTGGCAAGAGCGTGCCGTGCGCAGCGCCAACCGCTTCGGCTGGGAGCGGGTGAGCCTGGCCTATCGCGATGCGATCGTTGACACTATCCAGACGAAAAACCCTGCCAGGGCGGCAGGGTAG